A stretch of the Capsicum annuum cultivar UCD-10X-F1 chromosome 10, UCD10Xv1.1, whole genome shotgun sequence genome encodes the following:
- the LOC107843733 gene encoding ELMO domain-containing protein A, with product MTSTLRRRLHHGDVGGRKNEHFDSLGSDDGLNEPLLGYQQYDDTDQGCTLEDILDEGRRRERLHWTLLFSHLISQWAQWLANIVVVSGSLLGRIFPFASTQAGATENLLPPLLSPLQEARLKHLKQRLAIPFDGSSSDHQDALRQLWRLSYPDRPLPSLKSELWKEMGWQGSDPSTDFRGGGFISLENLIFFAKTYPESFRNLLHKRNGNRSEWEYPFAVAGINISFMLVQMLDLQSGTPRTLAGIHFLELLSEDDMAFDNIFCVAFEMLDAQWLAKRASYMEFNEVLKATRVQLERELALEDTSSVKDLPAYNLLRR from the exons aTGACATCAACTTTGAGGAGAAGGCTTCATCATGGAGATGTTGGTGGTAGGAAGAATGAGCATTTTGATTCTTTAGGCTCTGATGATGGTTTGAATGAGCCTTTACTTGGGTATCAGCAATATGATGACACTGATCAG GGATGTACGCTTGAAGATATTTTGGATGAGGGGCGAAGGCGGGAACGTCTGCACTGGACGCTGCTATTTTCTCATCTGATTTCTCAATGGGCACAATGGTTAG CAAATATTGTTGTTGTGTCTGGGTCACTTCTTGGCCGGATTTTTCCTTTTGCCTCAACTCAAGCTGGAGCAACAGAAAATCTTTTACCTCCTTTACTTAGTCCTTTACAG GAAGCAAGGCTCAAACATCTCAAACAAAGGCTAGCAATCCCTTTTGATGGTTCTTCCTCAGATCATCAA GATGCTCTTAGGCAACTATGGAGGTTATCTTATCCTGATAGGCCTCTCCCATCTCTTAAATCTGAGCTTTGGAAAGAAATGGGCTGGCAAGGATCTGACCCTTCAACAGACTTCAG GGGTGGAGGATTCATATCACTGGAGAACCTGATCTTCTTTGCCAAGACATACCCG GAATCTTTCCGGAACTTGTTACACAAAAGAAATGGGAACAGATCTGAGTGGGAGTATCCATTTGCTGTAGCTGGCATCAATATATCGTTTATGTTGGTCCAAATGTTGGATCTTCAATCAG GGACTCCTAGAACCCTTGCAggtatccactttctagaattaCTCAGCGAAGATGACATGGCGTTCGACAACATCTTTTGTGTGGCATTTGAAATGCTCGATGCACAGTGGCTAGCGAAACGTGCATCATATATGGAATTTAAT GAGGTTTTGAAGGCCACAAGAGTGCAGCTAGAGCGCGAGCTCGCTCTTGAAGATACCTCCAGTGTAAAAGATTTACCTGCCTATAATCTGTTGAGGAGATAA